One part of the Arabidopsis thaliana chromosome 1 sequence genome encodes these proteins:
- a CDS encoding ARM repeat superfamily protein (ARM repeat superfamily protein; FUNCTIONS IN: ubiquitin-protein ligase activity, binding; INVOLVED IN: protein ubiquitination; LOCATED IN: ubiquitin ligase complex; EXPRESSED IN: 24 plant structures; EXPRESSED DURING: 15 growth stages; CONTAINS InterPro DOMAIN/s: U box domain (InterPro:IPR003613), Armadillo-like helical (InterPro:IPR011989), Armadillo (InterPro:IPR000225), Armadillo-type fold (InterPro:IPR016024); BEST Arabidopsis thaliana protein match is: ARM repeat superfamily protein (TAIR:AT1G24330.1); Has 3478 Blast hits to 3233 proteins in 245 species: Archae - 0; Bacteria - 16; Metazoa - 777; Fungi - 226; Plants - 2201; Viruses - 3; Other Eukaryotes - 255 (source: NCBI BLink).), translating to MDVTELEENLFAASDAKLHGDMCKELSGVLCKVLSIFPSLEGARPRSKSGIQALCSLHIALEKAKNILQHCSECSKLYLAITGDAVLLKFEKAKIALIDGLKRVEDIVPSSIGSQILEIVGELENTRFMLDPSEKEVGDQIIALLQQGKKFDNCNDNTELEIFHRAATRLSITSSRVALAERRALKKLIDRARAEEDKRKESIVAYLLHLMRKCSKLFRSEILDENDSPGSYPCSPNEDHGSVHGFGRQLSRFGSLNDKPMNSINSGQMPVPPEELRCPISLQLMCDPVIIASGQTYERVCIEKWFSDGHNTCPKTQQQLPHISLTPNNCVKGLIASWCEQNGTQIPSGPPESQDLDYWRLALSDSESTKSQSVNSIGSYKLKGVKIVPLEENGTTVVERQNTEESFVSDDDDEEDSDINVLERYQDLLAVLNEEEGLEKKCKVVEKIRLLLKDDEEARIFMGANGFVEALLRFLGSAVDDNNAAAQDSGAMALFNLAVNNNRNKELMLTSGVIRLLEKMISSAESHGSATALYLNLSCLDEAKSVIGSSQAVPFLVQLLQKEIETQCKLDALHALYNLSTYSPNIPALLSSNIIKSLQGLLASTGENLWIEKSLAVLLNLASSQEGKDEAVSSQGMISSLATVLDMGDTTEQEQAVSCLLILCNGRESCIQMVLQEGVIPSLVSISVNGTPRGREKSQKLLMLFREERQQRDQPSSNRDEPPQKEPARKSLSAPLSVHGSTPASASVQDYEPRVLSKSMSRRKSMARPFSFFWKKSYSVRE from the exons ATGGATGTGACCGAGCTTGAAGAGAATCTATTCGCGGCTAGCGATGCCAAG TTACATGGAGATATGTGCAAGGAACTATCTGGAGTTCTATGCAAGGTACTTTCAATCTTCCCGTCATTGGAAGGAGCAAGACCGCGTAGCAAATCAGGGATTCAAGCCTTATGCTCTTTACATATTGCACTTGAGAaggcaaaaaatattcttCAGCACTGTTCTGAGTGTAGTAAACTTTACTTG GCCATAACGGGGGATGCGGTTCTTTTAAAGTTTGAGAAAGCAAAAATTGCTCTCATTGATGGTCTTAAACGTGTAGAAGACATTGTTCCTAGCTCAATTGGGTCACAG ATTTTGGAAATTGTTGGTGAACTAGAGAACACCAGGTTCATGCTTGATCCATCGGAGAAGGAAGTCGGTGATCAGATTATTGCATTGCTTCAACAAGGGAAGAAATTTGACAACTGTAATGACAACACCGAGCTTGAAATTTTCCACCGTGCTGCTACTAGACTAAGTATCACTTCTTCTAGAGTGGCTCTGGCAGAACGAAGGGCTTTAAAGAAACTCATTGACAGGGCACGCGCCGAAGAAGACAAGCGTAAGGAATCAATTGTGGCTTATCTTCTGCATCTTATGAGAAAATGCTCCAAGCTATTCAGAAGTGAGATCTTGGATGAGAATGACTCTCCGGGTTCCTATCCATGTTCTCCTAATGAAGATCATGGGAGTGTTCATGGGTTTGGTCGTCAGCTATCAAGGTTTGGTTCTTTAAACGACAAGCCCATGAACAGCATAAATTCAGGACAGATGCCTGTTCCACCCGAAGAACTGAGATGTCCCATATCTTTGCAACTTATGTGTGATCCTGTCATTATTGCTTCAGGGCAGACTTATGAACGGGTCTGTATTGAGAAATGGTTCAGTGATGGGCATAATACTTGCCCAAAGACTCAACAACAGCTCCCACATATCTCTTTGACTCCCAATAACTGTGTTAAAGGTCTTATTGCGAGCTGGTGTGAACAGAATGGAACTCAAATTCCTAGTGGGCCGCCGGAATCTCAAGACCTCGACTACTGGAGACTAGCTCTCTCTGACTCCGAGTCCACCAAATCACAGTCAGTCAACAGTATAGGGTCGTATAAATTGAAGGGCGTAAAAATTGTTCCGTTGGAGGAGAATGGTACTACTGTTGTTGAACGACAAAACACAGAAGAAAGTTTTGtgtctgatgatgatgatgaggaggaTTCTGATATAAATGTACTTGAGAGGTATCAAGATTTATTGGCTGTCTTAAACGAAGAGGAGGGTTTGGAGAAAAAATGCAAGGTTGTAGAAAAAATCAGGCTATTGCTGAAGGATGATGAAGAGGCCAGGATCTTCATGGGAGCCAACGGGTTTGTTGAAGCCTTGTTGCGATTCTTAGGATCAGCTGTAGATGATAACAATGCTGCAGCTCAGGATAGTGGAGCTATGGCTCTGTTCAATTTAGCCGTCAACAACAACAG GAACAAAGAGTTGATGTTAACTTCTGGGGTGATTCGGCTGCTGGAGAAAATGATTTCTTCTGCTGAGTCCCATGGTTCAGCAACCGCGCTTTATCTGAACCTTTCCTGTCTCGATGAAGCAAAGTCCGTGATAGGTTCAAGCCAAGCAGTACCTTTCCTTGTCCAACTTCTTCAGAAGGAAATCGAAACCCAATGCAAGCTCGATGCTCTTCACGCCCTCTACAACCTTTCCACATATTCCCCCAATATCCCTGCTCTCCTTTCATCTAACATCATCAAGAGCCTCCAAGGCCTTCTCGCATCAACAGGTGAAAATTTGTGGATAGAGAAGTCACTAGCCGTATTGCTAAATCTAGCTTCAAGCCAGGAGGGCAAAGATGAAGCGGTATCATCACAGGGCATGATCAGCAGTCTAGCAACAGTGCTAGACATGGGTGACACAACAGAGCAGGAGCAAGCTGTTTCATGCCTTTTGATTCTATGCAATGGAAGAGAGTCTTGTATCCAAATGGTGCTACAAGAAGGTGTGATACCATCATTAGTGTCAATCTCTGTAAACGGAACACCTCGAGGCAGAGAGAAGTCTCAGAAGCTTCTAATGCTGTTTAGGGAAGAAAGACAGCAACGGGACCAGCCATCTTCAAACAGAGATGAGCCACCCCAAAAGGAACCTGCCCGAAAATCTCTCTCAGCACCGCTGTCTGTCCATGGATCAACTCCTGCTTCAGCTTCAGTTCAAGACTATGAACCAAGAGTCCTGTCGAAATCAATGTCGAGAAGAAAGTCGATGGCAAGACCATTCAGCTTCTTCTGGAAGAAAAGCTACTCGGTTCGCGagtga
- a CDS encoding ARM repeat superfamily protein translates to MDVTELEENLFAASDAKLHGDMCKELSGVLCKVLSIFPSLEGARPRSKSGIQALCSLHIALEKAKNILQHCSECSKLYLAITGDAVLLKFEKAKIALIDGLKRVEDIVPSSIGSQILEIVGELENTRFMLDPSEKEVGDQIIALLQQGKKFDNCNDNTELEIFHRAATRLSITSSRVALAERRALKKLIDRARAEEDKRKESIVAYLLHLMRKCSKLFRSEILDENDSPGSYPCSPNEDHGSVHGFGRQLSRFGSLNDKPMNSINSGQMPVPPEELRCPISLQLMCDPVIIASGQTYERVCIEKWFSDGHNTCPKTQQQLPHISLTPNNCVKGLIASWCEQNGTQIPSGPPESQDLDYWRLALSDSESTKSQSVNSIGSYKLKGVKIVPLEENGTTVVERQNTEESFVSDDDDEEDSDINVLERYQDLLAVLNEEEGLEKKCKVVEKIRLLLKDDEEARIFMGANGFVEALLRFLGSAVDDNNAAAQDSGAMALFNLAVNNNRLVPLVDVGNTIIDCDFLITFCVLKEQRVDVNFWGDSAAGENDFFC, encoded by the exons ATGGATGTGACCGAGCTTGAAGAGAATCTATTCGCGGCTAGCGATGCCAAG TTACATGGAGATATGTGCAAGGAACTATCTGGAGTTCTATGCAAGGTACTTTCAATCTTCCCGTCATTGGAAGGAGCAAGACCGCGTAGCAAATCAGGGATTCAAGCCTTATGCTCTTTACATATTGCACTTGAGAaggcaaaaaatattcttCAGCACTGTTCTGAGTGTAGTAAACTTTACTTG GCCATAACGGGGGATGCGGTTCTTTTAAAGTTTGAGAAAGCAAAAATTGCTCTCATTGATGGTCTTAAACGTGTAGAAGACATTGTTCCTAGCTCAATTGGGTCACAG ATTTTGGAAATTGTTGGTGAACTAGAGAACACCAGGTTCATGCTTGATCCATCGGAGAAGGAAGTCGGTGATCAGATTATTGCATTGCTTCAACAAGGGAAGAAATTTGACAACTGTAATGACAACACCGAGCTTGAAATTTTCCACCGTGCTGCTACTAGACTAAGTATCACTTCTTCTAGAGTGGCTCTGGCAGAACGAAGGGCTTTAAAGAAACTCATTGACAGGGCACGCGCCGAAGAAGACAAGCGTAAGGAATCAATTGTGGCTTATCTTCTGCATCTTATGAGAAAATGCTCCAAGCTATTCAGAAGTGAGATCTTGGATGAGAATGACTCTCCGGGTTCCTATCCATGTTCTCCTAATGAAGATCATGGGAGTGTTCATGGGTTTGGTCGTCAGCTATCAAGGTTTGGTTCTTTAAACGACAAGCCCATGAACAGCATAAATTCAGGACAGATGCCTGTTCCACCCGAAGAACTGAGATGTCCCATATCTTTGCAACTTATGTGTGATCCTGTCATTATTGCTTCAGGGCAGACTTATGAACGGGTCTGTATTGAGAAATGGTTCAGTGATGGGCATAATACTTGCCCAAAGACTCAACAACAGCTCCCACATATCTCTTTGACTCCCAATAACTGTGTTAAAGGTCTTATTGCGAGCTGGTGTGAACAGAATGGAACTCAAATTCCTAGTGGGCCGCCGGAATCTCAAGACCTCGACTACTGGAGACTAGCTCTCTCTGACTCCGAGTCCACCAAATCACAGTCAGTCAACAGTATAGGGTCGTATAAATTGAAGGGCGTAAAAATTGTTCCGTTGGAGGAGAATGGTACTACTGTTGTTGAACGACAAAACACAGAAGAAAGTTTTGtgtctgatgatgatgatgaggaggaTTCTGATATAAATGTACTTGAGAGGTATCAAGATTTATTGGCTGTCTTAAACGAAGAGGAGGGTTTGGAGAAAAAATGCAAGGTTGTAGAAAAAATCAGGCTATTGCTGAAGGATGATGAAGAGGCCAGGATCTTCATGGGAGCCAACGGGTTTGTTGAAGCCTTGTTGCGATTCTTAGGATCAGCTGTAGATGATAACAATGCTGCAGCTCAGGATAGTGGAGCTATGGCTCTGTTCAATTTAGCCGTCAACAACAACAGGTTAGTACCTCTTGTTGATGTTGGTAATACAATAATAGATTGTGACTTTCTCATTACTTTTTGTGTTCTCAAGGAACAAAGAGTTGATGTTAACTTCTGGGGTGATTCGGCTGCTGGAGAAAATGATTTCTTCTGCTGA
- a CDS encoding uncharacterized protein (unknown protein; FUNCTIONS IN: molecular_function unknown; INVOLVED IN: biological_process unknown; LOCATED IN: cellular_component unknown; EXPRESSED IN: petal, leaf whorl, male gametophyte, flower, pollen tube; EXPRESSED DURING: L mature pollen stage, M germinated pollen stage, 4 anthesis, petal differentiation and expansion stage; Has 30201 Blast hits to 17322 proteins in 780 species: Archae - 12; Bacteria - 1396; Metazoa - 17338; Fungi - 3422; Plants - 5037; Viruses - 0; Other Eukaryotes - 2996 (source: NCBI BLink).): MEQPARRRPRRRPLETCGGVILSMTRVLYTRSQTLMKKKKNLSSWLLRKLFEFVIFFVSMTSPFHRHFLAVLSVADDHILALQDAIETYFPSSSNVFVKIFDLLIIVETLPEKLDGVLKKLPSLMSRVAWLDWLLVHVISRLGLLVNVLGRWRDKNKGTNEKEITVDRSFSRSGSVSEEEEEKRNLGTEKKVSYKEALQRGSSGEDGGGSTGRSSSSRRDPILELFETGWIQNPIKRSSRSADSLTFSRSESYST; this comes from the exons ATG GAGCAACCGGCGAGAAGGAGGCCGCGACGTCGTCCTCTTGAGACTTGTGGTGGTGTAATACTCTCCATGACTCGTGTTCTTTACACAAGAAGCCAGactctgatgaagaagaagaagaatctatcCTCTTGGCTATTGAGGAAACTCTTTGAATTCgttatcttctttgtttcgATGACAAGTCCGTTTCATCGTCATTTTCTCGCGGTTCTCTCTGTAGCTGACGATCATATACTCGCGTTACAAGACGCAATCGAGACTTACTTCCCTTCTTCAAGCAATGTGTTTGTTAAGATCTTTGATTTGTTGATCATTGTAGAGACTCTGCCAGAGAAACTTGATGGAGTGCTCAAGAAACTTCCGAGTTTGATGAGCCGAGTGGCGTGGCTAGATTGGTTGTTGGTTCATGTTATTTCTAGGCTTGGTTTGTTGGTGAACGTGTTGGGACGTTGGAGAGATAAGAACAAAGGGACGAATGAGAAAGAGATCACAGTTGATAGGAGCTTTAGCAGATCAGGGTCAGTTtcagaagaggaggaagagaagaggaattTGGGGACGGAGAAGAAAGTGTCGTACAAGGAGGCATTACAGAGAGGAAGTAGTGGAGAAGATGGCGGTGGAAGCACTGGTCGAAGCAGCAGTAGCCGCAGAGATCCGATCTTGGAACTCTTTGAGACCGGATGGATTCAGAATCCCATCAAACGAAGTAGTAGAAGCGCGGATTCGCTCACCTTCTCGCGTTCTGAATCCTATTCGACCTGA
- a CDS encoding uncharacterized protein (unknown protein; Has 18 Blast hits to 18 proteins in 7 species: Archae - 0; Bacteria - 0; Metazoa - 0; Fungi - 0; Plants - 18; Viruses - 0; Other Eukaryotes - 0 (source: NCBI BLink).) yields MTRVLYTRSQTLMKKKKNLSSWLLRKLFEFVIFFVSMTSPFHRHFLAVLSVADDHILALQDAIETYFPSSSNVFVKIFDLLIIVETLPEKLDGVLKKLPSLMSRVAWLDWLLVHVISRLGLLVNVLGRWRDKNKGTNEKEITVDRSFSRSGSVSEEEEEKRNLGTEKKVSYKEALQRGSSGEDGGGSTGRSSSSRRDPILELFETGWIQNPIKRSSRSADSLTFSRSESYST; encoded by the coding sequence ATGACTCGTGTTCTTTACACAAGAAGCCAGactctgatgaagaagaagaagaatctatcCTCTTGGCTATTGAGGAAACTCTTTGAATTCgttatcttctttgtttcgATGACAAGTCCGTTTCATCGTCATTTTCTCGCGGTTCTCTCTGTAGCTGACGATCATATACTCGCGTTACAAGACGCAATCGAGACTTACTTCCCTTCTTCAAGCAATGTGTTTGTTAAGATCTTTGATTTGTTGATCATTGTAGAGACTCTGCCAGAGAAACTTGATGGAGTGCTCAAGAAACTTCCGAGTTTGATGAGCCGAGTGGCGTGGCTAGATTGGTTGTTGGTTCATGTTATTTCTAGGCTTGGTTTGTTGGTGAACGTGTTGGGACGTTGGAGAGATAAGAACAAAGGGACGAATGAGAAAGAGATCACAGTTGATAGGAGCTTTAGCAGATCAGGGTCAGTTtcagaagaggaggaagagaagaggaattTGGGGACGGAGAAGAAAGTGTCGTACAAGGAGGCATTACAGAGAGGAAGTAGTGGAGAAGATGGCGGTGGAAGCACTGGTCGAAGCAGCAGTAGCCGCAGAGATCCGATCTTGGAACTCTTTGAGACCGGATGGATTCAGAATCCCATCAAACGAAGTAGTAGAAGCGCGGATTCGCTCACCTTCTCGCGTTCTGAATCCTATTCGACCTGA
- the URE gene encoding urease (urease (URE); CONTAINS InterPro DOMAIN/s: Urease, alpha subunit (InterPro:IPR005848), Urease, alpha subunit, conserved site (InterPro:IPR017950), Amidohydrolase 1 (InterPro:IPR006680), Urease, alpha/gamma subunit (InterPro:IPR002026), Urease, alpha subunit, core (InterPro:IPR017952), Metal-dependent hydrolase, composite domain (InterPro:IPR011059), Urease, beta subunit (InterPro:IPR002019), Urease (InterPro:IPR008221), Urease, alpha subunit, C-terminal (InterPro:IPR017951), Urease alpha-subunit, N-terminal (InterPro:IPR011612); Has 10097 Blast hits to 10094 proteins in 1139 species: Archae - 93; Bacteria - 7117; Metazoa - 16; Fungi - 228; Plants - 47; Viruses - 0; Other Eukaryotes - 2596 (source: NCBI BLink).) has protein sequence MKLLPREIEKLELHQAGFLAQKRLARGIRLNYTEAVALIATQILEFIRDGDKSVAELMDIGRQLLGRRQVLPAVLHLLYTVQVEGTFRDGTKLVTVHEPISLENGNLELALHGSFLPVPSLDKFPEVHEGVIIPGDMKYGDGSIIINHGRKAVVLKVVNTGDRPVQVGSHYHFIEVNPLLVFDRRKALGMRLNIPAGTAVRFEPGERKSVVLVNIGGNKVIRGGNGIVDGLVDDVNWTVLMETMERRGFKHLEDIDASEGIAGEDPRFTTMISREKYANMYGPTTGDKLRLGDTNLYARIEKDYTVYGDECVFGGGKVLREGMGQGIEQAEALSLDTVITNSVIIDYSGIYKADIGIKNGHIVGIGKAGNPDTMHGVQNNMLIGNKTEVIAGEGMIVTAGAIDCHVHFICPQLVYEAVSSGITTMVGGGTGPAYGTRATTCTPSPFDMKLMLQSTDSLPLNFGFTGKGNTAKPLELRHIVEAGAMGLKLHEDWGTTPAAIDNCLAVAEEYDIQVNIHTDTLNESGFVEHTINAFRGRTIHTYHSEGAGGGHAPDIIRVCGVKNVLPSSTNPTRPYTKNTVDEHLDMLMVCHHLDKNIPEDVAFAESRIRAETIAAEDILHDMGAISIISSDSQAMGRIGEVISRTWQTADKMKAQRGAIDPNMADDDNSRIKRYIAKYTINPAIANGFADLIGSVEVKKLADLVIWQPAFFGAKPEMIIKGGNIAWANMGDANASIPTPEPVISRPMFGAFGKAGSENSVAFVSKAALRKGVKELYGLKKRVVAVSNVRQLTKLDMKLNDALPEITVDPETYVVTANGEVLTCAPADSVPLSRNYFLF, from the exons ATGAAGTTGTTGCCGCGAGAGATCGAGAAGTTAGAGCTACATCAAGCTGGTTTCCTTGCACAGAAACGTCTTGCTCGTGGTATTAGACTCAATTACACTGAAGCTGTAGCACTTATTGCTACTCAG ATTCTTGAGTTTATTCGTGATGGTGATAAAAGCGTGGCTGAGCTAATGGATATCGGGAGACAACTATTAGGAAG GAGACAGGTTCTTCCTGCTGTTTTACATCTTTTGTATACGGTTCAG GTCGAAGGTACATTTCGTGATGGTACAAAGTTAGTCACGGTTCATGAGCCGATTTCTCTTGAAAACGGCAACCTTGAACTTGCTTTGCATGGATCTTTCCTTCCAG TTCCTTCATTGGATAAATTTCCAGAAGTTCATGAGGGTGTAATTATTCCTGGTGATATGAAATATGGAGATGGAAgtataattataaatcatgGAAGGAAAGCAGTAGTTCTGAAAGTAGTGAACACTGGAGACAGACCAGTGCAG GTTGGAAGTCACTACCATTTTATTGAAGTGAATCCACTATTGGTGTTTGACAGACGTAAAGCTCTTGGTATGCGTTTAAACATACCCGCTGGAACAGCTGTTCGCTTTGAG ccaggagaaagaaaaagcgtTGTACTTGTGAATATTGGTGGAAATAAAGTGATAAGGGGAGGAAATGGAATTGTTGATGGTCTAGTTGATGATGTCAATTGGACAGTTTTAATGGAAACAATGGAGAGAAGAGGATTTAAGCACCTGGAAGATATTGATGCTAG TGAGGGGATAGCAGGGGAAGATCCTCGATTTACAACTATGATTTCTCGTGAAAAGTATGCAAATATGTATGGTCCTACCACTGGGGACAAGCTTCGCCTAGGTGATACCAACTTATACGCAAGAATTGAAAAAGATTATACTGTTTATGGAGATGAATGTGTATTTGGAGGTGGAAAAGTTCTAAGAGAAGGCATGGGACAAGGCATAGAGCAAGCTGAAGCTCTTTCTTTGGATACTGTCATTACCAATAGTGTGATAATTGATTATTCAGGAATATATAAGGCAGATATTGGCATTAAAAATGGTCATATTGTTGGTATTGGGAAAGCAGGCAATCCAGATACCATGCATGGTGTGCAGAACAATATGCTTATTGGG aataAGACTGAGGTTATTGCTGGAGAAGGAATGATTGTAACTGCAGGAGCTATTGATTGTCATGTACATTTCATATGTCCTCAATTGGTGTATGAAGCAGTGTCAAGCG GCATTACAACTATGGTTGGGGGAGGGACAGGGCCTGCTTATGGTACACGTGCTACTACGTGTACCCCTTCTCCGTTCGATATGAAGTTAATGCTGCAGTCCACAGATAGCCTGCCACTAAACTTTGGCTTTACAGGAAAG GGAAATACAGCTAAACCGTTAGAGCTTCGTCACATAGTGGAGGCTGGAGCAATGGGATTGAAGCTGCATGAGGACTGGGGAACTACTCCTGCTGCAATAGACAATTGTTTGGCAGTTGCAGAAGAATATGATATCCAg GTGAACATTCATACTGACACCTTAAATGAATCCGGTTTTGTTGAGCACACTATCAATGCATTTCGTGGGAGAACAATACATACATATCACAG TGAAGGTGCTGGTGGTGGACATGCACCAGATATCATTAGAGTTTGTGGAGTGAAAAATGTACTCCCGTCATCAACCAACCCAACACGGCCATATACGAAAAATACTGTAGATGAACATCTTGACATGCTG ATGGTTTGCCATCACCTTGACAAGAACATCCCAGAAGATGTAGCTTTTGCTGAATCAAGAATAAGAGCTGAAACAATAGCTGCAGAGGATATATTGCATGATATGGGAGCAATCAGCATTATCTCCTCCGACTCACAAGCAATGGGTCGCATTGGAGAG GTAATAAGCAGAACTTGGCAGACAGCTGACAAGATGAAGGCTCAGAGGGGAGCCATTGATCCTAACATGGCTGATGATGATAACTCAAGGATCAAGAGATACATTGCAAAGTACACTATAAACCCAGCTATAGCCAATGGGTTTGCAGACTTAATTGGCTCGGTTGAG GTGAAGAAGCTGGCTGATCTTGTTATATGGCAGCCGGCTTTCTTCGGAGCAAAACCAGAAATGATAATCAAAGGAGGCAATATAGCATGGGCTAATATGGGCGATGCAAATGCGAGCATACCCACTCCTGAGCCG GTGATATCAAGACCTATGTTTGGAGCATTTGGAAAGGCCGGAAGTGAAAACTCTGTTGCATTTGTCAGCAAG GCTGCCTTGAGAAAGGGGGTAAAAGAACTATATGGACTCAAGAAGAGGGTTGTAGCGGTGTCCAACGTGAGGCAGCTCACAAAACTCGACATGAAGCTGAATGATGCGCTTCCAGAGATCACCGTGGATCCAGAGACATACGTTGTCACAGCAAATGGCGAGGTCCTTACATGTGCGCCAGCCGATTCAGTCCCTCTCTCCCGGAACTATTTCCTCTTTTAA